One Odontesthes bonariensis isolate fOdoBon6 chromosome 17, fOdoBon6.hap1, whole genome shotgun sequence genomic window carries:
- the hivep2b gene encoding transcription factor HIVEP2: MESLETTAGVKSSTEGQDTNAAQKKGRSEAAQTKRRPSAEVEGKGWQQQLEEAQSRATCSFKEMSDSGKSLQLEDQLSQTQSTSHQDCEVSSYPPQSTKQFSVSRQKVSAQSPGPASQRKSPTTPEVQQQCSHSGIDQLLEVTSKVEQKSQKPGKYVCDYCGRACAKPSVLKKHIRSHTGERPYPCVPCGFSFKTKSNLYKHRKSHAHSVKAGTVPFSELGSYSANTDQGSFEGEGELFSDAEQSTDTDEDTLNDPLLLLDSPMEGSDNTAVKVLNLIAQKKGATTMSTQDGSSQPQEINAPPATVEASRGIQSCTIKQRLALRLSEKRSSDSEHNLSLPSQSSKGSTDSGYFSRSESSEHQTGPPNTNAKSYQEIMFGKCYRPSPKQTTAFVGGSTDSSEYIEKCSEKGMSRVFTQEKDTVESIKINTKSFTREEIKEPQLDVGSDMGLLFRSNSMPTSSAVCLTMPQALRGSHSFDERASTGGMRRLRRQAAFELSAHDGHTDADSHGKMSESGISPSGLETENYPSVAQSASHQKHAMELATRKRRKEKREEEDLPGQYEGHHDQCEEMFDSSKDYDLKQAAMGIIALGRGHLDRCEMDISVIPETSVRKTLGNVISVIQHTNSINRPHSEQSESYKFHGQRSENMSSFQGMEGSESLEMEHDSRLGQSVQLGPKLVRQPNIQVPEIRVTVEPDSPEKAPEVQVKEPEKHVEEFQWPQRSETLAQFPPEKLPPKKKRLRLAEIEHSSGESSFESACTSLSRSPSQDSNLSYSSTFSFDREESLKSASPARQDEFGRPLELLAVPGSGHSLSVLNQRQQHEMRRSSSEQAPCNLRKEFPEIRSISFDYGSLSPTSKVRHVDISALKERRRGNLVRQESLNMDHEVTQIPSQVSPQYLSSISPPFTAATVLPHTLPIFSTGNTFPQLPHPSLLVPVRIQTNVPSLGSITYTSVSQIFDYQYDSVSSSTSIPQSQTSRLLGNLDSHNVLAHTKSPSVHTLNVEALDLSSAKLKTGIPLSLTSRTISTTNASSGGANKRMLSPASSLDLFMEVKQQKRVKEERMFGQIVKELSAVELGKCYLNEEKGRRSEMRGASPLHTQGDSRRSTFITLHQKVTEAAEHGIETAMESSSLGTNSPPYSVITVNEVKERAQMDVVAQLVTSQDTVISDTEHSKLLSQFPSLRTTTGVSWCYLNYTKPSCSHSNAPFASVYAAWCVSSHNPNPIDLSTSAALALLRSRQRGDKVIYTVAAMCQPGTGKLVSSLILWRQTMEQLQRKPEPKEVDISYGKKVKDISCRVKTAKEEWREREASTTQAVPTRIKIFEGGYKSNEDYVYVRGRGRGKYICEECGIRCKKPSMLKKHIRTHTDVRPYICRVCNFAFKTKGNLTKHMKSKAHMKKCLELGVSVTMDETEIQEHVDGIQQETKIEVAASSKHQFSDAEDSDGMDEDADEIEEDDDEDDEYEGDSTPKLRSRSTSPQSCGITSLSVTATAAIHGCSLTSMPGADIRQRPSSKRTSSDHPSPLTTEHREKSVDEDSLTMLSPDQTSLLFDPYSSSLLSPGWESPIREPSPSRLRYPSPRRELSPRGRSSPRWDTSPLRPGSPSFKSIQHTSPISMERPMSPGTEISGKRESSVRGRQRVVLRAVSPRRGSHQYKGSGDKIRHQAKMEMAQQQGAFEMEMDQKSSLASALPGSASSHHQNILSHLPLHSQHQAHSLLPVVPVGGLQMLNSPPSPSNDVSPSMAPSPQSSEGQCCSSREGSVHGTEMGGEDIRGRQTAQEKSSDSGIGDTRQEESVQTCLKAIASLKITTEDPH; encoded by the exons ATGGAGTCACTTGAAACTACTGCAGGGGTGAAAAGCTCCACTGAGGGCCAGGACACAAATGCTGCACAGAAAAAAGGCAGATCAGAGGCCGCACAGACGAAGAGAAGACCATCAGCCGAAGTTGAAGGAAAAGGGTGGCAGCAACAACTAGAAGAAGCTCAGAGTAGAGCCACATGTAGCTTCAAAGAAATGTCTGACTCAGGAAAATCTCTGCAATTAGAAGATCAGCTCTCCCAGACCCAGTCCACAAGCCATCAAGACTGTGAGGTGTCTTCATATCCGCCACAGTCCACAAAGCAGTTTTCTGTTAGCAGACAGAAAGTTTCTGCACAGTCACCTGGGCCTGCATCTCAAAGGAAGTCCCCAACTACACCCGAAGTCCAACAACAGTGTTCCCATTCAGGGATCGATCAGCTGTTAGAGGTGACATCCAAGGTGGAGCAGAAATCACAAAAACCAGGAAAGTACGTTTGTGATTACTGTGGAAGGGCATGTGCCAAACCCAGTGTGCTTAAGAAACATATTCGCTCACACACAGGAGAGCGGCCCTATCCATGCGTCCCCTGTGGGTTCTCCTTCAAAACCAAGAGTAACCTATACAAACACAGAAAGTCCCACGCTCACTCAGTCAAAGCTGGAACAGTGCCATTCTCAGAACTTGGTTCTTACAGTGCCAATACAGACCAGGGGTCTTTTGAAGGGGAAGGAGAGTTATTCTCTGATGCTGAGCAAAGCACAGACACGGATGAAGACACTCTTAATgacccgctgctgctgctggactcTCCAATGGAAGGATCAGATAACACTGCTGTAAAAGTACTAAATCTCATTGCTCAGAAAAAGGGAGCCACGACAATGTCAACTCAGGATGGTTCATCCCAACCCCAAGAAATCAATGCGCCTCCTGCCACGGTGGAGGCTAGTCGTGGAATTCAATCTTGCACGATCAAGCAGAGGCTTGCGCTTCGACTGTCTGAAAAAAGAAGCAGCGACTCTGAGCACAATCTGTCACTCCCGAGTCAGTCCAGCAAGGGCAGCACGGACTCCGGCTACTTTTCACGCTCAGAGAGTTCCGAGCACCAGACCGGTCCCCCAAACACTAATGCAAAGTCCTATCAAGAAATCATGTTTGGAAAGTGCTATCGGCCAAGCCCCAAACAGACAACAGCTTTTGTGGGTGGCAGCACAGATTCGAGTGAATACATTGAGAAATGTTCGGAGAAAGGCATGTCCCGTGTTTTCACCCAAGAAAAAGACACCGTTGAGTCCATCAAAATCAACACAAAGTCATTCACCAGGGAGGAGATAAAAGAGCCACAGTTAGACGTCGGCTCTGACATGGGGCTTCTGTTCAGAAGCAACTCAATGCCAACATCCTCAGCAGTGTGTCTGACTATGCCCCAAGCCCTCAGAGGCAGCCACTCATTTGATGAGAGAGCGAGCACTGGGGGCATGAGGAGACTCAGGCGGCAAGCTGCTTTCGAGCTCTCCGCGCACGATGGCCACACAGACGCTGACAGTCATGGAAAGATGAGCGAAAGCGGCATTTCACCCTCAGGACTGGAAACGGAAAACTACCCTTCTGTGGCGCAGAGTGCGAGCCATCAGAAGCATGCAATGGAACTGGCAACACGGAAGCGTCGCAAGgagaagagggaggaggaggacttACCAGGTCAATATGAGGGCCATCATGACCAGTGTGAGGAAATGTTTGATTCAAGTAAGGACTATGATTTAAAACAAGCCGCAATGGGCATTATAGCTTTAGGGAGAGGACATTTGGACAGGTGTGagatggacatatcagtgatcccTGAAACATCAGTTCGAAAAACCTTAGGGAATGTAATTTCAGTTATCCAGCACACAAACTCCATAAACAGGCCTCACTCTGAGCAGTCAGAATCTTACAAATTTCATGGTCAGAGATCGGAAAATATGTCTTCTTTTCAAGGAATGGAGGGAAGTGAATCTCTTGAGATGGAACATGACAGTAGATTAGGGCAGTCAGTTCAACTGGGGCCCAAACTTGTGCGACAGCCCAACATACAAGTCCCAGAAATCAGGGTCACAGTTGAGCCTGACAGTCCCGAAAAAGCTCCAGAAGTGCAGGTAAAGGAGCCAGAGAAGCACGTGGAGGAGTTTCAGTGGCCTCAAAGGAGTGAAACTTTAGCACAATTCCCTCCAGAGAAGCTCCCTCCAAAGAAGAAAAGGCTTCGCTTAGCTGAAATCGAGCACTCCTCTGGTGAATCTAGTTTTGAGTCTGCCTGCACTAGTCTCTCCCGCAGCCCGAGCCAGGACAGCAACCTATCTTATAGctccactttttcctttgacagGGAGGAGAGTTTGAAGTCGGCCTCTCCAGCCAGGCAAGATGAATTTGGCAGACCACTTGAGCTCTTAGCTGTGCCAGGGAGTGGGCACTCCCTCTCTGTGCTCAACCAGCGTCAGCAGCATGAAATGAGACGCTCCTCCTCTGAGCAGGCGCCTTGTAACTTGCGCAAGGAGTTCCCAGAGATACGCAGCATATCATTTGACTATGGCAGCCTTTCCCCAACATCCAAAGTTAGGCACGTGGACATCAGTGCTctgaaagagagaaggaggggAAACTTAGTGCGACAGGAGTCACTAAATATGGATCATGAAGTGACACAAATACCATCACAAGTCTCTCCACAGTACCTCAGCAGCATCTCCCCTCCGTTCACGGCAGCCACAGTTCTGCCACATACTTTGCCAATATTTTCTACTGGGAATACATTTCCCCAGCTTCCACATCCAAGCCTTTTAGTTCCTGTTAGAATCCAGACTAATGTGCCATCACTTGGCAGTATCACATACACCTCGGTATCGCAGATTTTCGACTATCAGTATGACAGTGTAAGCTCCTCCACATCCATCCCTCAGAGTCAAACCTCACGTTTGTTGGGAAATCTTGATTCTCATAATGTTTTAGCTCACACAAAATCGCCCTCAGTTCACACCCTCAATGTTGAAGCCCTCGATTTATCATCAGCTAAGCTCAAGACGGGCATCCCTCTATCTCTGACCTCCAGAACTATCTCAACTACCAACGCCTCCAGTGGCGGGGCGAACAAACGAATGCTATCCCCTGCCAGCAGCCTGGACCTGTTCATGGAGGTCAAGCAGCAAAAACGAGTTAAGGAGGAGAGAATGTTTGGGCAGATTGTCAAAGAGCTGAGTGCTGTGGAGCTGGGGAAATGCTATTTGAACGAAGAGAAGGGGCGCAGGTCGGAGATGAGGGGTGCATCACCACTTCACACTCAGGGGGACTCACGAAGGAGTACGTTCATCACGCTTCACCAAAAAGTGACTGAGGCCGCTGAACATGGCATTGAGACCGCCATGGAAAGCAGCTCCCTGGGAACCAATTCGCCTCCTTACTCTGTGATAACGGTCAACGAAGTGAAAGAACGAGCGCAGATGGATGTGGTGGCACAGCTAGTTACCAGTCAAGACACCGTGATCTCAGACACTGAGCATTCAAAACTCTTATCTCAGTTTCCAAGTCTTCGCACGACAACAGGTGTGAGCTGGTGTTATCTCAACTACACAAAGCCAAGCTGCTCTCATAGCAACGCCCCTTTTGCCTCTGTGTACGCTGCGTGGTGTGTGAGTTCCCACAATCCCAATCCTATTGATCTGAGTACCAGTGCTGCCCTGGCACTGCTGCGGTCCAGACAGAGGGGAGACAAGGTTATATACACCGTGGCCGCCATGTGTCAGCCTGGCACAGGGAAGCTGGTTTCATCCCTCATCCTCTGGAGGCAGACCATGGAACAG CTACAGAGGAAACCGGAGCCCAAAGAGGTAGACATCAGCTACGGGAAGAAGGTGAAAGACATCAGCTGCAGAGTGAAAACTGCCAAGGAGGAGTGGAGAGAAAGGGAGGCCTCCACAACCCAGGCGGTGCCAACACGAATCAAGATCTTCGAGGGAGG GTACAAGTCCAATGAAGACTATGTGTATGTCAGAGGTCGAGGCCGGGGGAAGTACATTTGTGAGGAGTGTGGTATCCGCTGTAAAAAGCCAAGCATGCTCAAAAAACACATCCGGACCCATACAGATGTGCGGCCGTACATCTGCAGGGTTTGCAACTTTGCTTTCAAAACTAAAG GAAACCTTACTAAACATATGAAGTCAAAGGCACACATGAAGAAATGTCTTGAACTGGGAGTGTCAGTGACGATGGATGAAACGGAGATACAGGAACATG TGGACGGCATCCAGCAAGAGACAAAGATAGAAGTGGCAGCGAGCAGCAAACATCAGTTCTCAGATGCTGAGGACTCAGACGGCATGGATGAAGACGCCGATGAAATCGAAGAAGACGACGATGAGGATGATGAATACGAGGGTGATTCCACTCCAAAGTTGCGCTCAAGAAGCACGAGTCCTCAGTCATGTGGAATTACCTCTTTGTCAGTTACAGCCACCGCTGCCATTCATGGCTGCTCCCTCACCTCTATGCCCGGAGCTGACATCCGCCAGCGGCCATCCAGCAAGCGAACAAGCTCAGATCATCCGTCTCCCCTTACAACCGAACACAGAGAGAAGTCTGTGGATGAAGACTCCCTGACCATGCTGTCTCCAGATCAGACCAGCCTCCTCTTTGACCCTTACTCTTCAAGTTTGCTCTCTCCTGGCTGGGAGTCTCCCATCAGGGAGCCTTCTCCTTCACGTCTGCGCTATCCATCGCCGAGGCGAGAGCTCTCCCCAAGAGGTCGCTCCTCTCCAAGATGGGATACCTCGCCGCTGAGGCCCGGGTCACCCAGTTTCAAATCCATCCAGCACACCTCCCCGATCTCGATGGAACGACCCATGTCTCCCGGAACAGAGATCTCTGGGAAGCGAGAATCCTCAGTGAGGGGCAGGCAGAGGGTTGTGCTGCGGGCTGTGTCACCACGCCGAGGCTCGCACCAATATAAAGGCAGCGGAGACAAAATCAGACACCAAGCAAAGATGGAGATGGCTCAGCAACAAGGAGCCTTTGAAATGGAAATG GATCAAAAGAGCAGCTTGGCCTCTGCTCTGCCAGGCTCTGCCAGTTCTCATCACCAGAACATCCTCAGCCACCTCCCTCTTCACTCCCAGCACCAGGCCCACAGCTTGCTCCCTGTCGTTCCTGTCGGAGGGCTCCAGATGTTGAACTCCCCACCTTCCCCCAGCAATGATGTCAGCCCGTCCATGGCGCCGAGCCCCCAGAGCAGTGAAGGCCagtgctgcagcagcagggAGGGCTCTGTCCATGGGACCGAGATGGGAGGAGAAGACATCAGAGGCCGTCAGACAGCTCAGGAGAAAAGCTCCGACTCTGGTATCGGGGACACCAGACAGGAGGAGAGCGTCCAGACCTGCTTGAAAGCCATTGCCTCCCTGAAGATTACCACAGAAGACCCTCACTAA
- the txlnbb gene encoding taxilin beta b: MEACQENSPAPTSPEASPAEDHHIDLTEDLAQQLEDIISTYQAAQSPAEPEDIEEVTAAKEPDARKDQKLEKKMLKNLGKEAMLLMQSLNKLGTPEQKLEAIIKKHAELLEEHRSDQKQMKVLQKKLLQVMKEKDQLQSEHSRAVLARSKLEGLCRELQRHNKTLKEETLQRCREDDLKRKEITTHFQGTLSDIQAQIEEHSSRNTKLCQENGALAEKLKGLISQYDQREANLEKVFKHRDLKEKLLETKLTQANMILKEAEEKHKLEKEHLLKQAAEYKLQVKIMREQETDMKTQLDMYSKKFDEFQGTVSKSNSVYSSFKQDMDKMAKKMKKLEKESQSWKSRFDGCNKSLIDMVADRAVKEKEFELLNLKNQKLENLCRALQEERKSLFDKVQGAKPDSSTAESTEKEGTEVLEGPKDPKENHPIQNTATPPSAGAPAPTTPLTEKLAKLKAEQALLKEIAGSFTISHVEPTETGASQSHEPSEGIQVPEENHTADSEYQEVHEDGYQEQRNLEMESVD; this comes from the exons ATGGAGGCTTGTCAGGAGAACAGCCCTGCACCCACGAGTCCTGAGGCTTCGCCGGCCGAGGATCACCACATTGACCTGACAGAGGACCTGGCCCAACAGCTGGAGGACATCATTAGCACCTACCAGGCAGCCCAGAGTCCAGCTGAGCCAGAGGACATAGAAGAGGTCACAGCTGCCAAAGAGCCAGATGCCCGCAAGGATCAGAAACTGGAGAAGAAGATGCTCAAAAATCTag GGAAGGAAGCCATGCTGCTGATGCAAAGTTTGAACAAACTTGGCACTCCAGAACAAAAACTGGAGGCCATCATCAAGAAGCACGCTGAGCTG TTGGAGGAGCATCGCAGTGATCAGAAACAGATGAAGGTTCTGCAGAAGAAGTTGCTCCAAGTGATGAAGGAGAAGGACCAGCTGCAGAGCGAGCACAGCCGGGCCGTGCTGGCTCGCAGTAAACTGGAGGGCCTctgcagagagctgcagagacaCAACAAGACTTTAAAG GAGGAGACACTGCAGAGGTGCAGAGAGGATGACCTAAAGAGGAAAGAGATCACCACCCATTTCCAGGGGACGCTCAGCGACATTCAAGCTCAAATTGAGGAACACAGCAGTCGCAACACCAAGCTGTGTCAGGAGAACGGTGCTCTAGCTGAAAAACTGAAGGGACTCATTTCACAGTACGACCAGCGAGAGGCG AACCTGGAAAAGGTCTTCAAGCACAGAGACCTGAAGGAGAAGCTGCTGGAAACCAAACTCACGCAGGCAAACATGATCCTGAAGGAGGCTGAGGAGAAGCACAAGCTGGAAAAAGAGCAC CTGCTTAAACAGGCGGCAGAGTATAAACTTCAGGTGAAGATCATGAGGGAGCAAGAAACTGATATGAAAACCCAG CTTGACATGTACTCCAAGAAGTTTGATGAATTCCAGGGCACTGTGTCAAAGAGTAACAGTGTCTACAGCAGCTTCAAACAAGACATGGACAAA ATggcaaagaaaatgaagaagcTGGAGAAAGAGAGCCAGTCTTGGAAGTCTCGCTTTGATGGCTGCAACAAAAGCCTCATTGATATGGTGGCAGAT AGAGCAGTCAAggaaaaggagtttgaacttctcAACCTCAAGAACCAGAAGCTTGAGAATCTGTGCAGGGCTTTGCAAGAGGAAAGGAAGAGCCTATTTGATAAGGTGCAGGGAGCAAAACCAGACTCAAGCACTGCCGAGTCAACAGAAAAGGAAGGCACTGAGGTTCTAGAAGGCCCCAAAGACCCAAAAGAGAATCACCCAATCCAAAACACTGCAACCCCTCCCTCTGCAGGGGCACCGGCACCCACAACACCACTGACGGAGAAACTGGCTAAACTGAAGGCTGAACAGGCTCTTCTGAAAGAGATCGCCGGTTCTTTCACAATCTCTCATGTTGAACCTACAGAAACAGGCGCCAGCCAATCACATGAACCCTCTGAGGGCATCCAGGTGCCAGAGGAGAACCACACAGCGGACAGCGAATACCAGGAAGTCCACGAGGATGGATATCAAGAACAGAGAAATCTGGAGATGGAGTCAGTTGATTAA